The genomic DNA CCGGTTTTCAGGTCCTGCCGTATCGGATAAAGGGCATGGGATACGGTGACCGCCGGCGCCACGGTGCCGATCTGCACTGTCACCGGGTCAGTCAGTATCTGGGTGACCAGCTTTTTAACATCACCGGGCATGGTGGCGGAAAATAACAGCGTCTGACGTTCCCGCACCAGACATTTCAGTATCTTGTGAATATCCGGCAGAAAGCCCATGTCAAACATGCGATCAGCTTCATCAATAACCAGCATTTCCACGTTATTGAAGTCAATAGTCCCCTGCCAGACATGGTCCAGCAGACGTCCGGGGCAGGCAATGACGATATCCATGCCGGCACGCAACTTGGATTTCTGCGCTTCCATGCCGACGCCGCCGTAAATGGCCATACTCCGGAGGCCGGTGTGCCGGGACAGGGTCTTCACGGTATCATAAATCTGTTCCGCCAATTCCCGGGTGGGCGAGATAATCAGGCCTCTTAATTTGCCGCGCTGACCGCGCAACAGTTTCTGAAGCATCGGCAGGACGAAGGCGGCGGTTTTGCCGGTGCCGGTCTGGGCCAGCCCGATCAGATCCCGGCCTTCCAGTGCCGGCGGAATGGCCTGAGCCTGGATAGGCGTCGGGGCAGTGTAGCCGGCGGATTTGACCCCGTCCAACAGGGCGGGGTGCAGGTTAAAAGATTCAAAACTCATTGGGCGCTATTTATCCTTGGATAATATTTTATATCGTGAAACGGTGAATGAAAAGACAGGGCGCCCTATCGGGATATAAACGAATTCCGGCTGAGTAGAAACGGAGTGGTTTAAAATTAACTGTCTG from Dehalogenimonas sp. W includes the following:
- a CDS encoding DEAD/DEAH box helicase, which translates into the protein MSFESFNLHPALLDGVKSAGYTAPTPIQAQAIPPALEGRDLIGLAQTGTGKTAAFVLPMLQKLLRGQRGKLRGLIISPTRELAEQIYDTVKTLSRHTGLRSMAIYGGVGMEAQKSKLRAGMDIVIACPGRLLDHVWQGTIDFNNVEMLVIDEADRMFDMGFLPDIHKILKCLVRERQTLLFSATMPGDVKKLVTQILTDPVTVQIGTVAPAVTVSHALYPIRQDLKTGLLKIILQQIETGSVLVFTRTKHRTERVAIALGQAGYKVASIQGNLSQYRRQAALDGFKNGTYKVLVATDIASRGIDVSDVSHVINYDMPDTSDAYIHRIGRTGRIGRTGDAFTFVSPEDEPMVRSLEKLLKTSIERRTVEGFEYNAPAPPRVAGAYETRRPERRPAPPRPVGDGTPYNFRRNRRPQRPANS